The Tubulanus polymorphus chromosome 1, tnTubPoly1.2, whole genome shotgun sequence genome contains a region encoding:
- the LOC141907841 gene encoding syntaxin-17-like isoform X1, whose protein sequence is MISIDEPPPGSRGESSTYTKFPLKRLEPTIHKFIKIVEIDLERLQRHKLNIQKFKVLSEWRSLHREHINSSRTVQQLKANIREMEKTRHQIRDEDVPVFDEKVKTVRNEAMTKVSEFLHVYSTALQPSVDDNDPHSLQYSRPESLLAEDAPLLQLQQEKEIQDDAEHSWNQLEEDLLELNGLMKDFAEVVHAQGEMINNIEDNIDTAHENVTKGSSSLAKAAKYKAALYPVAGALIGGAIGGPVGLVAGIKLGVASAVGGSILGFTGGRFLKRQKVNNVDMEMKALKKKSTSLPDDLDKIT, encoded by the exons AT GATATCAATTGATGAGCCGCCGCCGGGGAGTAGGGGTGAATCATCGACTTACACCAAGTTTCCACTGAAACGACTCGAGCCGACGATTCATAAATTTATCAAGATTGTAGAAATAGATCTTGAGCGATTACAAAGACATAAGCTCAATATACAAAAG tttaaagtGTTATCAGAATGGAGATCGTTACATCGTGAACACATCAATTCAAGTCGAACTGTACAACAGTTGAAGGCAAATATTAGGGAAATGGAGAAAACTCGTCATCAGATAAG AGATGAAGATGTGCCGGTATTCGATGAGAAAGTGAAAACGGTCAGAAACGAAGCCATGACAAAAGTTTCCGAATTTCTTCATGTTTATAGTACAGCTTTGCAGCCATCAGTAGATGATAATGACCCTCACAGTTTACAGT ATTCCCGTCCAGAGTCGCTCCTTGCTGAAGATGCTCCCTTGTTACAATTACAAcaggaaaaagaaatacaAGATGACGCTGAGCATTCGTGGAATCAGCTAGAAGAA gaccttttagaattaaatggTCTAATGAAGGATTTTGCTGAAGTGGTTCAT GCTCAAGGAGAGATGATAAacaatattgaagataatattgatactGCACATGAAAATGTCACCAAAGGATCTAGTTCTTTAGCGAAG gCCGCTAAATATAAAGCTGCCCTATACCCAGTGGCGGGAGCACTGATCGGTGGTGCCATTGGAGGTCCTGTAGGATTGGTAGCCGGTATCAAGTTAGGCGTGGCTAGTGCAGTTGGTGGCAGTATTTTAG GATTCACCGGTGGTAGGTTTTTAAAAAGGCAAAAAGTTAATAACGTCGACATGGAAATGAAAGCGCTCAAGAAAAAATCTACGTCGTTGCCAGATGATCTTGACAAGATAACCTGA
- the LOC141907841 gene encoding syntaxin-17-like isoform X2, with the protein MISIDEPPPGSRGESSTYTKFPLKRLEPTIHKFIKIVEIDLERLQRHKLNIQKFKVLSEWRSLHREHINSSRTVQQLKANIREMEKTRHQIRDEDVPVFDEKVKTVRNEAMTKVSEFLHVYSTALQPSVDDNDPHSLQYSRPESLLAEDAPLLQLQQEKEIQDDAEHSWNQLEEDLLELNGLMKDFAEVVHAQGEMINNIEDNIDTAHENVTKGSSSLAKAAKYKAALYPVAGALIGGAIGGPVGLVAGIKLGVASAVGGSILGLTGGSLLMKFQLSHIKQKSE; encoded by the exons AT GATATCAATTGATGAGCCGCCGCCGGGGAGTAGGGGTGAATCATCGACTTACACCAAGTTTCCACTGAAACGACTCGAGCCGACGATTCATAAATTTATCAAGATTGTAGAAATAGATCTTGAGCGATTACAAAGACATAAGCTCAATATACAAAAG tttaaagtGTTATCAGAATGGAGATCGTTACATCGTGAACACATCAATTCAAGTCGAACTGTACAACAGTTGAAGGCAAATATTAGGGAAATGGAGAAAACTCGTCATCAGATAAG AGATGAAGATGTGCCGGTATTCGATGAGAAAGTGAAAACGGTCAGAAACGAAGCCATGACAAAAGTTTCCGAATTTCTTCATGTTTATAGTACAGCTTTGCAGCCATCAGTAGATGATAATGACCCTCACAGTTTACAGT ATTCCCGTCCAGAGTCGCTCCTTGCTGAAGATGCTCCCTTGTTACAATTACAAcaggaaaaagaaatacaAGATGACGCTGAGCATTCGTGGAATCAGCTAGAAGAA gaccttttagaattaaatggTCTAATGAAGGATTTTGCTGAAGTGGTTCAT GCTCAAGGAGAGATGATAAacaatattgaagataatattgatactGCACATGAAAATGTCACCAAAGGATCTAGTTCTTTAGCGAAG gCCGCTAAATATAAAGCTGCCCTATACCCAGTGGCGGGAGCACTGATCGGTGGTGCCATTGGAGGTCCTGTAGGATTGGTAGCCGGTATCAAGTTAGGCGTGGCTAGTGCAGTTGGTGGCAGTATTTTAG GCTTAACTGGAGGCAGTTTGCTCATGAAGTTCCAATTGAGCCACATAAAGCagaaatcagaataa